The following are encoded in a window of Acropora muricata isolate sample 2 chromosome 6, ASM3666990v1, whole genome shotgun sequence genomic DNA:
- the LOC136919732 gene encoding uncharacterized protein, translating into MSQPQACYAAFTFGLRHRWTYLFRTLPDIEDLVEPLERAIADVLIPSITDHHCTTPSERDLLALPVRLGGLGIINPSQDASLQYQASMKTTAPLVENIVSQVHETPDDTVVSALQQSARREKNEVLRTRLHEIKNSLTLKTQRAVELASDKGASNWLTVIPIDEMGFTLNKGEFRDALKLRYDWEIADKPSICVCGDVFNVDHAMVCRRGGFIIQRHNELRDLEADMLSMVCNDVEIEPVLQELTGESLPSGANRAPDARLDIHARGFWERQRSAFFDVRVCHPNADSYRDLDLKQIYKQHENDKKRLYTQRVMNVEQGTFTPLVFTTTGGMGEECKRYHNRLAELVAAKKGEVYANTVSWIRSKVSFAILRAALLCLRGSRTPKRTIRSNVQEADFELDRFRAKI; encoded by the coding sequence ATGTCACAACCCCAAGCGTGCTACGCAGCCTTTACATTTGGCTTACGGCACCGATGGACATATCTTTTTAGAACACTTCCTGATATAGAAGATCTAGTAGAACCTTTGGAACGCGCCATTGCCGATGTCTTAATACCATCAATAACGGACCATCATTGCACAACACCGAGCGAAAGGGACCTCTTGGCACTACCAGTTAGACTGGGTGGGCTTGGAATTATAAATCCAAGCCAGGATGCAAGCCTACAGTACCAAGCGTCAATGAAGACCACAGCGCCATTAGTCGAGAACATTGTTTCGCAAGTCCATGAAACACCAGACGATACCGTTGTTAGCGCACTACAGCAGAGTGCGCGAAGAGAGAAAAACGAGGTGCTCCGAACAAGACTACATGAAATCAAGAACTCTCTAACTCTGAAGACACAGCGCGCTGTTGAACTTGCTTCTGACAAAGGTGCATCTAATTGGCTGACAGTCATACCGATTGACGAAATGGGCTTCACTCTGAACAAGGGCGAGTTTCGAGACGCTCTAAAGCTCAGATACGACTGGGAAATCGCCGACAAGCCATCCATTTGCGTGTGTGGCGATGTCTTTAATGTTGATCATGCCATGGTCTGCAGGCGTGGCGGCTTCATAATACAGCGTCATAATGAGCTGAGAGATCTCGAAGCAGACATGCTTAGCATGGTCTGCAATGATGTCGAGATTGAGCCCGTCCTCCAAGAGCTCACGGGAGAGTCGCTGCCAAGCGGAGCTAACAGAGCTCCCGACGCTCGCCTAGACATCCATGCCAGAGGCTTTTGGGAAAGGCAAAGGTCAGCGTTCTTCGATGTACGGGTATGTCACCCCAACGCTGATTCTTACAGAGACCTGGACCTCAAGCAGATATACAAGCAGCACGAGAATGACAAGAAGAGATTGTACACGCAAAGAGTGATGAACGTTGAACAGGGAACATTTACACCATTAGTGTTTACAACAACAGGCGGCATGGGAGAAGAGTGCAAGAGATACCATAACAGGCTGGCAGAGCTAGTCGCAGCGAAAAAAGGAGAGGTCTATGCCAACACCGTCTCCTGGATAAGATCTAAAGTCTCCTTTGCCATCCTTAGGGCAGCTCTACTCTGCCTTAGAGGGTCGAGAACACCTAAAAGGACAATTAGAAGTAATGTTCAAGAAGCGGACTTTGAATTAGATAGATTTCGTGCCAAAATCTag